In Cellulomonas sp. Y8, the genomic stretch CCGCGGTGTTCAAGCGCTGGCTCGCGTTCGGCCTGCTGTCCTCGCACTCCCGGCTGCACGGCTCGTCGTCGTACCGGGTGCCGTGGGCGTTCGACGAGGAGTCGGTCAAGGTCACGCAGCGGTTCACCGAGCTCAAGCTGTCGCTCATGCCGTACCTGTCCGCGGTGGGCCGCGAGGCGCACACCGACGGCCTGCCGGTCATGCGGCCGCTGTTCCTCGAGTTCCCGGACGACCCGGGCGCCGCGACGGTCGACACCCAGTACGCGCTGGGGTCGTCGCTGCTGGTCGCGCCCGTGTTCAACGCCGAGGGCGACGTGGACGTCTACGTGCCCGAGGGCGAGTGGACGTCGCTGCTCGACGGCTCGACGGTGTCCGGCCCGCGGTGGCACCGGCAGCGGCACGGGTTCGACTCGCTGCCCGTGCTGGTCCGGCCCGGCACGCTGCTGCCGGTCGGTGCGCGCACCGACCGCCCGGACTACGACCACGCCGACGGCGTCACGCTCCGGGTGTTCGGCCTGGCGGACGGCGCCGAGGCGCGGACCACGGTCCGCGGCGCGGGCGGGGACGTGGAGTTCGTCGCGCGGCGCGCGGGGTCGACGGTCACGGTCGAGGCCACGGGCGCCGTCCCGGCCGCGTGGCACGTCGCTGCGGCCCTGGGCACGCCGCAGGCGGCCGAGGGCCCGCGCGCGGAGCTCACCCTCCCCGCCTGACCCCGCCGCTGCTCGCCCACCCGGGGCGACACCCGTCGCCGAGATGGCAACTCTCGGCTGCGTGGCTCCCGCCGCGCAGAGCCGAGAGTTGCCATCTCGGCGGGCGCGTCTGGGCGCAGGGGGCGCGGGAGCGCTCCCACGTTCGTGTATCGTATCGATTCGACATCGCCGTCCCGCGGCTCACCCACCTGAACCGAGGAAGCTCCTGATGACCACCTCCCGCCCCTCCGGGCGTACGTTCCCCGCCGACTTCCTGTGGGGGTCCGCCACCGCCTCGTACCAGATCGAGGGGGCCGCCTCCGAGGGCGGCCGCGCGCCGTCCATCTGGGACACGTTCTCCGCGCGCCCGGGCGCCGTGCTCAACGGCGACACCGGCGCCGTCGCCGCCGACCACTACCACCGGGTCCCCGAGGACGTCGCGCTCATGCAGTCCCTCGGTCTGCAGGCCTACCGGCTGTCGATCGCCTGGCCGCGGGTGCAGCCCACCGGGTCGGGGGAGTGGAACGCCGAGGGTCTGGCGTTCTACACCGACCTCGTCGACCGGCTCATCGCCGCCGGCATCAAGCCCGTCGTCACGCTCTACCACTGGGACCTGCCGCAGGCCCTGGAGGACGAGGGCGGCTGGACGAACCGCGAGACCGCGTACCGGTTCGCCGACTACGCCCGCAAGCTCGCCGAGGTGCTGGGCGACAAGGTCACCGTGTGGACCACGCTCAACGAGCCGTGGTGCTCCGCCTACCTGGGCTACGCCTCCGGCGTGCACGCCCCGGGCCGCACCGAGCAGGGCGCCTCGCTCGCCGCCGTGCACCACCTCAACCTCGCGCACGGCCTCGCGGCCCTCGCGATCCGGGAGGTGCTCGGCGACGCCGCGCAGGTGTCGATCACGCTCAACCTGCACGTGACCCGCGCCGCGTCCGACGCGCCCGAGGACGTCGAGGCGAAGCGCCAGGTGGACACCGTCGCCAACGAGGTGTTCCTGCAGCCGCTGCTCGAGGGCCGGTACCCGGAGAACGTGCTCGCCCAGACGGCCGCCGTGTCCGACTGGTCGTTCGTGCAGGACGGCGACCTGGAGCTCATCCGGCAGCCGATCGACCTGCTCGGCATCAACTACTACTCGACGGGTCGGGTGCAGCGGCTGCACGGCGAGCCGGTCGTCGGCGACGGCAGCCCCGGCGTCGACGGGCACAAGTCGTCGGTGGTCAGCCCGTGGGTGGGCTGCGACGACGTCGAGTGGCTGCCGCAGCCGGGCCCGCACACCGCGATGGGCTGGAACATCGAGCCCCAGGGCCTGACCGACCTCCTGCTCGAGATGCACGAGCGGTACCCGTCGATCCCGCTGGCCGTCACCGAGAACGGCGCGGCGTTCGCCGACGAGGTGTCCGCCGACGGCCGGGTGCACGACCTCGACCGGGTCGAGTACCTGCACGACCACATCGACGCCGTCGGCGCCGCGATGGACGCCGGCGCGGACGTGCGCGGCTACTTCGTGTGGTCGCTGATGGACAACTTCGAGTGGGCGTACGGCTACGACCGCCGGTTCGGCATCGTGCGGGTCGACTACGACACCCTCGAGCGGACCCTCAAGGACTCGGCGCTCTGGTACCGGGACCTCGTCGCGACGCGGACGATCGCGCCCGCGGAGTCGGCGGCCGGGCTGTCCTGACGCCGGGCCCGGCGCCGTCGGGCGCCCGCACCGCACGCACGCCGGAGGGAGGCCACCGCACGGTGGCCGCCCTCCGGCGCGCCGGGGGACAATCGGGGGCGTGCCGTCCTCCCGCCGCTCCGGCAAGCGTCCCTACGCCGCCGAGCACGTCCCGCTCGACCTCGACCGGGTGCGCGGCGGCCGCACGTCCGAGGAGGCGGCCGACGGCGCGTGGACCGTGCAGCAGGTCGGCGGGTCCGACCGCACGTTCCGGTGCCCGGGCTGCGACCAGGAGATCGCGCCGGGCACGCCGCACGTCGTCGCCTGGCGGTCCGACGGGCTGTTCGGGGCCGACTCCGCGCTGGCGGACCGCCGGCACTGGCACTCCGCGTGCTGGTCGGCGCGGCACCGGCGGGGACCGACGCGGCGCTGACCGCCCGGACTACGCTCGACCGCGATGACCACCGCAGCCGCCCCCACGCCCATCCGGTCGCTGACCGTCCTGCCCGCGCACCGGGAGGAGGTCGAGCTGCACACCGCCGACGGCCTCACGCTCGTCGGCGAGCTGGCGCTCCCCGTCGACGCCGACGGCACCCCGCGCACCCCCGCGGCCACGCTCGTGACGCTGCACCCGCTGCCGACGCACGGCGGCTACATGGACTCGCACGTGCTGCGCAAGGCCGCCTGGCGGCTGCCGGCGCTCGCCGACGTCGCGGTCCTGCGGTTCAACACCCGCGGGACGTCGAGCCCGCGCGGGACCAGCGAGGGCGCGTTCGACGGCGGCGTCGCCGAGAAGTTCGACGTGCACGCCGCGATCGAGCTCGCCGAGTTCCGCGACCTGCCGCACCCGTGGCTCGTCGGCTGGTCGTTCGGCACCGAGCTCGCGCTCATGCACGGCCTGGACCCCGCGGTCGAGGGCGCCGTCCTGCTGTCGCCGCCGCTGCACCGGGCGACCGTCGCCGACCTGGACGCCTGGGACGCCGACGGCAAGCCGCTGGTCGTGCTGGTCCCCGAGCACGACGACTACCTGCGCCCCGCCGAGGCCCGCGAGCGGTTCGCCCGGGTGCACCAGGCGGAGGTGATCGGCGTCGACGGCGCCAAGCACCTGTGGGTCGGGGAGCCGTACGTGCGGCGCGTGCTCGACGAGATCGTCCGGCACGTGCGCCCGGGCCTGCCGGTGCCGCTGCCGACCACCTGGGACGGGCCGAGCGAGCAGGCCGAGGCGCCCGCCGTCGCGCAGTCGCCCGACGGCGAGGCGTTCGCCGGATCCGACCAGGAGGACGCATGACCGCCACCGTCACGCTGCACGCGCTGCGACCCGGCACCGGGCTGCCGCTGGTCCTGCTGCACGCCTTCCCGCTCGACTCCCGGATGTGGGCCGACGTCGCCCCGCGGCTGGACGGCCCGGTCCTGGCGGTCGACCTGCCGGGGCTGGGCGCCGCGCAGGGGGTGGCGCTGCCGGAGCCGTCGCTCGAGGCCGCGGCCGACGCGGTGGCCGCGGTGCTCGCCGAGGCGGGGCACCGGCGCGCGGTCGTCGCGGGGCTGTCGATGGGCGGTTACGTCGCGCTCGCCCTGGCCGAGCGGCACCCCGGGCTCGTCGCGGGGCTGGGGCTGCTGGACACCAAGGCGACCGCCGACACCGACGAGGCCCGCGCCAACCGGCTGCGGGTCGCCGACGCGGTGGAGTCGAGCGGCACCGTCGACGAGGTGCTGCCCATGGCGACCGCGCTGCTCGGCGCGGCGTCCCGGGAGCGCCCGGAGCTCGTCGCCCGGCTGGAGGCGCTCATCGGGGGGCAGCCGGCCGCCGGGGTGGCCTGGTCGCAGCGCGCGATGGCCGCGCGGCCGGACCGCACCGCGGTGCTCGCGGGGTACCGCGGGCCGGCGCTCGTGCTCGTGGGCGACGAGGACAAGCCGACGCCGGTCGCCGAGGCGCGGGGGATGGCGGCGGCGCTGGGCGTCGAGGCCGTGGTCGTGCCGGGCGCCGGGCACCTCACCGCCGTCGAGGCGCCGGGCGCGGTCGCGGCCGCGCTGGGGGAGCTGCTGGGGCGCGCCCGCCGCTAGACGGCGCGGCGTCAGGTCGCGTCGTCGCCGAGCGCGCGGGCGAGCGCGACCGGCAGGTCCAGCGACTCCCCGTCCTTGCCGCCCGCGCCGATGACGAGCGGCGGGTCCTGCGGCTCCGGCCGCACCCCGCGCAGCCGCGCGGCCAGAGACGGTGGCACGGTCAGCACGTAGAAGCCGCCGTCGGTGCCGACCGCGACCGTCCGGTCCCGGCGCAGGTACCAGCCCTCCAGCGGCGTGCGGTAGCGACCACGGCCGCCGTAGCCCTGCGCGTGCAGCGGCTCGGGGGCGACCCCCCGGTCGCGGGCGTCGGCGACGAATCGCGCGATGAGCTCGCGGGCGCGGGCGGACTCGGCCTGACGACGGGCGCGGAGGGCGGCCTCGTGGGCGTCGGCGGCCTCGCGGCGGCGGGACCGCCAGTCGGCGGCGCTCTGGTCGGGCGCGTCGGGCGCACCCGCGTCGTCGGCCCCGGCCGGGACCGACGACGCGTCGCGCTCGCTCACTTCTCGGCCGGCGCGGCCGCGGCCTCGTCCTCGGAGGTCTCGGCGCCGTCGGCGGGCTGCTGGGCGGCCTGCGCCGCCTCCTTCGCCGCGGCGGGGCGCTCGGCGTCCTGCGCGGTCGGGGCGGCGGGGGCTTCGGCCGGGGCCGTCGCGTCCGCGGCGTCCTTCGCCCCGTCCGCCGCCGCGTCCGGCTTCGCGTCGTCCTTCGCCTCGGCGGGTGCCGGGACCGCGGGCGTCGCAGCCGACACCGGGGCGGGCCGGCCCTTGCCGCGGGCCGGGCGGGCGGCCGGGCGGGCCGCCTGCTTCGCGTCGAACTGCGCCTGGGCGGCGTCGGCCTTCTCCAGCGTCGTGCGGTTCGGCGCCGGGTCGTGGCCGAGCAGGTTGCGCAGCTCGTCCAGGTAGGACGTGATCGACTCGCGCTGCCGGTTCAGGTCCTCGACCTGCCGCTGGGACGTGGTGCGCTCGCGCTCGGACTCGGCCATCGCCTCGGACAGCGTCTTCTCGGCGTGCTCACGCGCCTCGGCGACGACGCGGTCGGCGTTGGCACGCGCGTTCGACAGCAGCTCCTTGGAGTGGTTCTGCGAGTCGACGCGGATCTTCTCGGCCTGCTCGAGCGCCTTGGCGACCCGCTGCTCGGCGTCGGCGGCGTGCGCCTCGGCGTCGGAGACGAGCTTCTCGGTCTCGGCGCGGGCCGTGGCGTGCCGCTCGGCGTCGGCGCGCTCGGCGGCCTCGCGCTGCGCGGCGATCTGCAGCTTGGCGTCGGCGAGCTGCTGTCGGGCCTGCGCGGTGAGCGCGTCGGCCTCGGCGCGGGCGGTCGACCGGACCTCGTCGGCGGCGCGGTTCGCCTCGGTGAGCTGGCGCTCGACGTCGAGGCGGGTGGCCTCGCGCAGCTCCGCGACCTCGCGCTCCGTGCGCTCGCGCAGCTCGGCCGCGTCGCGCTCGGTGCGCTCGCGCAGCTCGGTGGTCTCGCGCTCGGCCAGCGCCCGGACGGTGGCGGCCTCGTGCTCGGTGCGCTCGCGCAGCTCGGTGGTCTCGCGCTCGGCGGCGGCGCGGAGCTCGCTCGCGTACTGCTCGGACTCCGCACGCAGGGCGGCGAGCGACTGCTCGGCGTCCTGGCGGGCGGCCGCGATCTCGTCGGCCACGGCCGCGCGCAGCTCGCCGGTCTCGCGGTCGGCGGTCGCCCGGACGAAGCCCGAGTACTGCTCGGCCTCGGCCCGCAGGGCGGTGGTCTCGGCGGTCGCCCGCTGCTGGGTCTCGGCGGCGGCCCGCTCGGCGGCCGACCGCACGGCGTCGGCCTGGGCGGCGGCGTCGGCGCGCACGGCGCGGGACTCCTCGGCCGCGGCCTGCCGGGCCTCGGCGATCTCCGTCGCGGCCACCGACCGCTGCATCGCGGCCCAGCGCTCGGCCTCGGTGCGCAGCTCGGCGAGCTCCGCGGTCACGCGCTGGCGCAGCGCCGTCGTCTCGGCGTCGGCGGCCTGGCGCAGGTCCTGGTCGTACCGCTCGGCCTCGGCCCGCATCGTCGTCGTCTCCGACTCGGTGCGCGTGCGCAGCTCCTCCGCGGCCTGCTCGGTGCTGATCCGGAGCTCGGTCGTCTCGCGCTCGACCGTCGCCCGCAGCGTGCCGAGCTCGCGCTCCAGCGTCGCGCGGCGCTCGCTCTCCTCGGTCTGGATGGCGGTCTGGATCCGGGCGGCCTCGCGCTCCGCCGACCCGACCAGCTCCTCCGCGCGTCGCTGCGCGCCGGTCAGCGCGCTCTCGGCCTCGGTGTGCGCCGTCGACCGCTCCTCCGTCGCCTCGCGGCGCGCGGTCGCGAGCAGCTCGGCGACCTCGTTCTCGGCGCGGGCACGCAGCTGGCCGGCCGCGAGCCGTGCACGGGCGAGGGCGTCGGACGCCTGCGCGTTCGCCTGCTGCACGACGTCGGACGACTGCTCCTCGGCGGACCGCAGCAGCATCTCGATGCGGGAGCCCAGGCCCGAGTACGTGGGCCGCTCCGCCTCGCGGAGCTGGCGGTGCGCCTCGGACAGCTCGCCCGAGATCTGCAGCACGCGCTCGTCCATCGAGGCGACCTGGCTGCGGGCGTCCTGCAGCGCGCGCTCGAGCTCCTGCATCCGGGTGTCGACGGGTCCGCGGTCGTAACCACGGAAGTTGACCACGGGGAAGGGCGTACGGTCCTCTGCCACGAAGTTCCTCCTGCGAGCGCGCGCGAGCGCTTGTGGGGACGGCCTCCGGGCGGGAGGCTCGGGGCGTCGGTCGGCCCGCGTCCGCCGTCCAGGGTATCGGCAGCGCCACGGCCCGGGACACCCGTCGGCCGGGCACGCACCTGGCCCGCAGCAGGCCCGATTTGCCCGGACCCCGAGGTGGTCCGCCTATCCTGGGACGTCACGTTCGAGAGGAAGATGCGTGCTCCAACGACTGATCGCCGCCGTCCTCGGGGTGCTCGGGGTCGCGGCCATCGGGCTCGGCGTCGCCTCCGCCACCGTCTGGCGGGCCGACGACCCGCTGGTGGCCACGGCCGCGCCCGGGGGACAGACCCGGACCCTCGTGACCGACCCCGGGGTGCTCGAGCTCGCCGGCGACCCCGTCACCGTGACCGTGCGCGCCGACGGCGCGCCGGTGGTGCTCGCGGTCGGCCGGGACACGGACGTCACCGCCTGGGTGGGCGCCGACCCGTACGAGCGGGTCACCGGCCTGTCCGACTGGCACACGCTCGCCACCACGTCCCGCCAGGACGCGGCGGAGCCGTCCGCGAGCCCGTCCGCGTCCGCGACCGAGGAGGCCGCCGCCGAGGCGGCCCCGTCGCCGACGGCGAGCGAGGACGCGGGCGCGGCCGCGGCGACCGCAGCCGACCCGACCGGCAACGACATGTGGGTCGCCGAGGTCGCCGGCGACGGCACCGCGACGCTCGAGTGGCCGGCCCAGGAGGGCCGCTGGTCGCTGCTCGCCGTGAGCCTGGGCGACAGCGCGCCGGTGCTGGACCTGTCCTGGCCGCAGACCGTCACCACGCCGTGGCTGTGGCCGGGCGTCGCGCTCGGCGTGCTGCTGCTGGCGGTCTCCGCGATCCTGCTCGTGCGCATCCTGCGCGAGCGGCGCGAGGGCCCGGACGCCGGCTGGACCGACGTGAGCACCGGGACGCTCGCCACCGTGCCGCTCCCCGCCGCGGGCGCGACACCCGCGGGTGCTCCCGAGAGCGGCCCCGCCGACGCGATCCCCCTCGGCACGGTGACGGCCGGCGCGCCGCTCACCCGCCGGCAGATCCGCGAGGCCGAGGCCGCCGCGGCGGCGGCCCGCAAGCGGGGTGGCCGCACGCCCACCGGGTCCGTGCCCGCCGTGACGGGTGCGACGCCCGTGGTGACCGGGGCGACGCCGGTGGTGACGGGGGCGACGCCCGCCGTGACCGGGGCGACGCCCGTGGTGACCGGGGGGACCCCGGCTGCGCCGGGTGCGACCCCCGCGGGCACCGGTGCGGCCCCGGCCGTCCCCGGGCCGACCCCGGGCGCGCCCGAGAAGACCGGCAGCGGGCCGGCCGGTGCCCCGCCCCGGTCCGGGCCGCGCGACGACGCGACCACGACCCTGCCGGTGACGCCGGGAGCCCCGGTGGGCGCTGCCGGTGCGCCGTCGTCCCCGGCTGCCCCGCCCGCCGCGGACGACGGCGCCGACGCCCGCCCGGGCAGGGCCGGTCGCGCACTCGCCGACCGCCTGCCGTGGCGCCGCGGCCGCGCCGGGGCGAGCGAGCCGGGTCCCTCGGGGACGGACGTCGACGCGACGTCGCCGGCGCGCCCGGCGGCGACCGGCTCCGGGGCGGCCGCGGGCTCGTCGGCCGATCCGGCGCCCAGGGCGTCCTGGGCCCCGGTGCCCGCACCCGGCCCCTCCGCCCGCCCGGTCTCCGGTCCGGTCGGGTCCCCGGCACCCGCGCCGTCCGCCCCGCCCGGTGCGGGTGAGGCGTCGCCGCCCGCCGCCCCCCGCGGCCCGGGTGCTCCGACGCCCTCCGCGCCGGCGTCGCGTCCGGGGGCCGCGCCCGGCGGGCCCGGTGCCGCCGCCGAGGACGACGCCGCCACCCGCGCCCAGCGCGCGGACGCCTGGCGTCGCATGTGGGGTTTCCCCAGCACCGACGAGGCCGGCACCACCCCGCACGCCGACGACACCCCGGAGGAGGGCCGATGACCGCACGCACCACGGGGCACCGCCCCGGCGCCGCGCGGCTGCGCCGCCGTCTGGCCGGCACGGCGGTCGCCGTCGTCGCGGCCCTGGGGCTGGCGGCCTGCGCCAACCCGGTGCCGGAGCCGACGCCCGACGCCGTGCCGGCGGTCCCGCCTCCGGCGCTGACGGTCGCCCAGTCGACGGACGTGCTCGACCAGGTCGGGACGGTCCTCGCGGCCGGGGACGAGGCGCTCGACGCCTCGGGTCTCGGCGCCCGGCTCGTCGGGCCCGCGCTCGCGATCCGCTCGGCCGAGTACGTCCGCGCCACCGCGACCAACGGCGAGCGTCCTCCGGTCGTGATCCCGACGACCGCGCAGACGACGATCACCCCCGACACGACGAGCTGGCCGCGGACGCAGATGGTCGTGACCACGCAGCCCGACGACCTGCAGGCGCCGCTGCTGCTCGTCCTGATGCAGGACGGCCCGCGGGACCCGTACCGGTTGTGGAGCTGGGCACGGCTCGGACCGTCGGTGCAGATGCCGCCGACCGCCACGCCCGAGGAGGGCAGCGAGCCGGTGGCCGCCGACGACGGCACGTCGCTGCTGCTGTCGCCGACCGAGGCGATGGCGCAGTACGCGGACGTGCTCACGAACGGCGACGCGTCCGCGGCCGCGGCGACCTTCCCGGCCGACTTCTTCCGCACCGCGATCACCGAGGCGCGGAACCAGACCGCCGCGAGCCTGCAGGCGGTCGCGAGCGTCGCCGAGACCGTCTCTCCGGAGGCGGGCGCCGTGACCGCGCTGCGGACCGCCGACGGCGGGGCGATCGTGGTGGGTCAGCTGACGACGGTCACCACCGTGACGCTGTCCCAGGGCAGCATCACGCTGAACGACCCGTTCGACGCCGCCCTCGCCGGCAAGGGGAGCGTGTCGAGCAACCTGGTCCGGACGTGGACCGACGTGGTAGCGATGTACGTGCCCCCGGCGGGCGGCGCGCAGCAGGTGACCGTGCTGGCGGCGGAGCACGCCCGCACGGCGGTCACCGGTGAGTGATGACGTGAGAGCACGCGAGAGCAGGAGCACTTCGGCATGAGCCAGAACCCGGCCCACGAGCCGCGCCTCAACGTGCGCGGGGCGGTCGACCTCTCCGGGCTCGGGCGCCCGGCCACCCCCGCGCCCGGCACCCCGGGCGGGCTGCCGACGCCGGGGCCGTACACGGTCGACGTCGACACCGAGGGCTTCCCGGCCCTGGTGCAGTCCTCGACCCAGCACCCCGTAGTCGTCCTGCTGTGGGCGTCGTGGAGCGAGACCAGCATCAACCTCGCCCGCGACCTCGGGGCGCTCGCCGACCAGTACGGCGGACGCCTCCTGCTCGCGCGGATCGACTCCGAGGCCAACCCGCAGGTCGCCGCGGCGTTCCAGACGCAGTCGGTCCCGGCCGTCGTCGCCGTGCTGGCGGGCCAGCCGCTGCCGCTGTTCCAGGGAGCGCCGCCGGCCGACCAGGTGCGGGGCGTGCTCGACCAGGTCCTCGAGGCGGCCGCGGCCAACGGCATCACGGGCACGGTCGCGGCCCAGGAGGCGGAGCCGGCGCCGGCCGAGCCCGAGGAGCCGCCGCTCCCGCCGCTGCACCAGGAGGCGTACGACGCGATCGAGCGCGACGACCTGCCCGCCGCGGCCGCCGCCTACGAGCAGGCGCTCAAGGAGAACCCGCGGGACGACATGGCGCGCGCGGGTCTGGCGCAGGTCGGGCTGCTGAGCCGGACCCGGGACCTCGACCTCGCCGAGGTGCGCAAGGCGGCCGCCGACGCGCCGTCCGACGTGGACGCGCAGCTCGCGGTGGCGGACGTCGACGTGCTGGGCGGCCAGATCGAGGACGCGTTCGCGCGGCTCGTCGACACCGTCCGGGTCACGTTCGGCCCGGACCGCGAGCGGATCCGGGTGCGGCTCGTCGAGCTGTTCGACGTCGTCGGCGCCGAGGACCCGCGGGTCGCGGCCGCACGCCGCGCGCTGGCGAGCGCCCTGTACTGACGTGGGCCGCCGGCTCCTCCGGGCGGGGGAGCGCGACGACCGCCGACCGGGCCCGTCCGACCTCCGTGGTCGGGCGGGCCCGCGTCGTCCCGCCGGCACCGCGCGGCGGGCCGGCCGGAGGAACGTCGCAGGTGGGGGCGGGGATCGAGGGTGACCGCCGTCACGGCATCCCGAGTTGACGGTCCCTCCGGGGCGTGCGTAATGTTCTTCTTCGTCGCCCGGCAGGGAGGAACGGACACCGAGGATCAACCCGGTGGCTGGTCCCGCGGACGACCACCCCCCTGGTACGGCCTGAACGGGACGCATGAGCCCGGACATCGCCGCGCGGCGGGACGATCCACGAGGGTCGGGACGGTCCACACGGACTTGACCGGCCGGAGCGGGTCGGATAAGTTTGAACGGTTGCCTCCGGTCAGGAGCTCGCAAGAGCGAACGAGGGATGCGCGTCTGTTCTTTGAGAACTCAACAGTGTGCCTAGTAGTTGATGCCAAGATGGTTCATCGGCTCGGGTGGCCGCCCCGTTCGGGGTTGGTTGTTCGGTGTCGGTGGGTCTTGGTTGATACGGAAGTCGTTCCCGACCCCGTCGGGCGGCTTCTTTAGCAGCCGAATTGACTGATCTCCGCTCGCCAGCGGGTGGGGGTCGTTTCGTGTGTCGGTGGATCGCCGCCTTCGGGTGGTGGTTGCCAATGAGACATCTACGGAGAGTTTGATTCTGGCTCAGGACGAACGCTGGCGGCGTGCTTAACACATGCAAGTCGAACGGTGAAGCCCAGCTTGCTGGGTGGATCAGTGGCGAACGGGTGAGTAACACGTGAGTAACCTGCCCCTGACTCTGGGATAAGCCTTGGAAACGAGGTCTAATACCGGATACGTGACGCTCAGGCATCTGATGCGTCTGGAAAGATTTATCGGTCAGGGATGGACTCGCGGCCTATCAGCTTGTGGGGGGTAACGGCCTACCAAGGCGACGACGGGTAGCCGGCCTGAGAGGGCGACCGGCCACACTGGGACTGAGACACGGCCCAGACTCCTACGGGAGGCAGCAGTGGGGAATATTGCACAATGGGCGCAAGCCTGATGCAGCGACGCCGCGTGAGGGATGAAGGCCTTCGGGTTGTAAACCTCTTTCAGCAGGGAAGAAGCGCAAGTGACGGTACCTGCAGAAGAAGCGCCGGCTAACTACGTGCCAGCAGCCGCGGTAATACGTAGGGCGCAAGCGTTGTCCGGAATTATTGGGCGTAAAGAGCTCGTAGGCGGTTTGTCGCGTCTGCTGTGAAAACTCGAGGCTCAACCTCGGGCTTGCAGTGGGTACGGGCAGACTAGAGTGCGGTAGGGGAGACTGGAATTCCTGGTGTAGCGGTGGAATGCGCAGATATCAGGAGGAACACCGATGGCGAAGGCAGGTCTCTGGGCCGCAACTGACGCTGAGGAGCGAAAGCATGGGGAGCGAACAGGATTAGATACCCTGGTAGTCCATGCCGTAAACGTTGGGCACTAGGTGTGGGGCTCATTCCACGAGT encodes the following:
- a CDS encoding glycoside hydrolase family 1 protein, producing MTTSRPSGRTFPADFLWGSATASYQIEGAASEGGRAPSIWDTFSARPGAVLNGDTGAVAADHYHRVPEDVALMQSLGLQAYRLSIAWPRVQPTGSGEWNAEGLAFYTDLVDRLIAAGIKPVVTLYHWDLPQALEDEGGWTNRETAYRFADYARKLAEVLGDKVTVWTTLNEPWCSAYLGYASGVHAPGRTEQGASLAAVHHLNLAHGLAALAIREVLGDAAQVSITLNLHVTRAASDAPEDVEAKRQVDTVANEVFLQPLLEGRYPENVLAQTAAVSDWSFVQDGDLELIRQPIDLLGINYYSTGRVQRLHGEPVVGDGSPGVDGHKSSVVSPWVGCDDVEWLPQPGPHTAMGWNIEPQGLTDLLLEMHERYPSIPLAVTENGAAFADEVSADGRVHDLDRVEYLHDHIDAVGAAMDAGADVRGYFVWSLMDNFEWAYGYDRRFGIVRVDYDTLERTLKDSALWYRDLVATRTIAPAESAAGLS
- a CDS encoding alpha/beta hydrolase; translated protein: MTTAAAPTPIRSLTVLPAHREEVELHTADGLTLVGELALPVDADGTPRTPAATLVTLHPLPTHGGYMDSHVLRKAAWRLPALADVAVLRFNTRGTSSPRGTSEGAFDGGVAEKFDVHAAIELAEFRDLPHPWLVGWSFGTELALMHGLDPAVEGAVLLSPPLHRATVADLDAWDADGKPLVVLVPEHDDYLRPAEARERFARVHQAEVIGVDGAKHLWVGEPYVRRVLDEIVRHVRPGLPVPLPTTWDGPSEQAEAPAVAQSPDGEAFAGSDQEDA
- a CDS encoding alpha/beta fold hydrolase, whose product is MTATVTLHALRPGTGLPLVLLHAFPLDSRMWADVAPRLDGPVLAVDLPGLGAAQGVALPEPSLEAAADAVAAVLAEAGHRRAVVAGLSMGGYVALALAERHPGLVAGLGLLDTKATADTDEARANRLRVADAVESSGTVDEVLPMATALLGAASRERPELVARLEALIGGQPAAGVAWSQRAMAARPDRTAVLAGYRGPALVLVGDEDKPTPVAEARGMAAALGVEAVVVPGAGHLTAVEAPGAVAAALGELLGRARR
- a CDS encoding tetratricopeptide repeat protein, with product MSQNPAHEPRLNVRGAVDLSGLGRPATPAPGTPGGLPTPGPYTVDVDTEGFPALVQSSTQHPVVVLLWASWSETSINLARDLGALADQYGGRLLLARIDSEANPQVAAAFQTQSVPAVVAVLAGQPLPLFQGAPPADQVRGVLDQVLEAAAANGITGTVAAQEAEPAPAEPEEPPLPPLHQEAYDAIERDDLPAAAAAYEQALKENPRDDMARAGLAQVGLLSRTRDLDLAEVRKAAADAPSDVDAQLAVADVDVLGGQIEDAFARLVDTVRVTFGPDRERIRVRLVELFDVVGAEDPRVAAARRALASALY